The segment CCACTAAAATAGCCCCGGCAACGCCCAAAATAGCCGAAACATAGACAGGAGACAAAGTATTTGGTAAAAGGTGCAATGAAATTATTCTCGCATCATTTGCCCCAAGCGCTCTGGCCGCTGTGATGTAATCCATTTCCTGAGTGGCTAAGAACTGCGCCCGGACCAAACGGGCGACCCCCATCCAGGTTGTGACTCCAATAATCAACATAATATTAAAGAGATTTGGACCCAGAAAAGCGATGACGGCTAAAATAAGAAAAAAAGTGGGGATGGAAAGCATGATATCAGTAAAACGCATAAGCGCGTCATCCAAAGCTCCTCCATAATAACCGGAAATGGCGCCGATCATTACCCCGATAACGATTGATATGCCAACTGCCACAAAACCGACATTTAATGATACGCGTGAAGCATAAATAATTCTTGAATAGACGTCTCTTCCGAGTTCGTCGGTTCCCATCCAGTGTTCCCGGCTCGGAGGTGAAAGAATATTTTTAATGTCAATTTTTGCGGGATCTTCCTTTGAAATGAATGGAGCCAATAAAGCAATGGTCAAAATCAACGCGATGATCAACGCTCCGCTGAAGGTGACCTTATTTTTAAACAGTGTCGTCGAAAAATCGAAAAATATTTTGATCATTAATTAAGCCGTTTTTGTGGTTACTTTAACTTTGGGATTGACGAGGGCTACGGAAAGATCAGCCAGAAAATTTCCGACCATGGTTAAAAGGGCTCCGATGATCGTGATTCCCATGACAAGGGGATAATCCCTCATCATGACAGACTGAAAAAACAACTGTCCCATTCCGGGAATGGCATAAATGCTTTCAAAAATCACACTTCCCCCGATTAAACCCGGGACGGAAAGGCCTAAAATGGTTACAATGGGAATCAACGCGTTTCTAAAGGCATGTTTATAAAGAACGACGTTTTCCGGCAGGCCCTTGGCATAAGCCGTTCGAATATAGTCCTGACGAATGACCTCCAGCATTTCTGACCGGAGATACCGGGATAAGCCTGCCAATCCTCCAAATGCCGAAACAAAAACAGGAAGGAGGAGGTGTTTCCCCCAATCTAACAGACGTGTCAAAAACGTAAACCCTTCTGTGTCGAGAGATTGATACCCGGAAATAGGAAGCCATCCCAGTTGGACGCCGAATAAAATCATAAGGAGCAAGGCGAGCCAAAAGGTAGGTATGGCGAACCCGATAAAAACAAAGAGGGTTGAAGAGACGTCAAAGAAAGAATTTTGTTTTGCCGCCCCGAGCACCCCAAAGGGAGTGGCCACCAGCAAAATCAGTCCTAATGAGAGAAGATTAATTGAAATGGTGACGGGAAGACGATCGAGAATTTTCTGGTTAACGGGCTGACCGTCCATAAACGATGTTCCAAAATCGAACGTAATGAATTTCTTAAGCCAAATAAAATATTGAACCGGCAGGGGTTTGTCCAACGCATAGA is part of the Nitrospirota bacterium genome and harbors:
- a CDS encoding ABC transporter permease; this encodes MIKIFFDFSTTLFKNKVTFSGALIIALILTIALLAPFISKEDPAKIDIKNILSPPSREHWMGTDELGRDVYSRIIYASRVSLNVGFVAVGISIVIGVMIGAISGYYGGALDDALMRFTDIMLSIPTFFLILAVIAFLGPNLFNIMLIIGVTTWMGVARLVRAQFLATQEMDYITAARALGANDARIISLHLLPNTLSPVYVSAILGVAGAILVESSLSFLGLGVQPPTPSWGNMLTAGKDNIEIAWWLSFFPGAAILITVLGYNLLGEGLRNMLDPRLKK
- a CDS encoding ABC transporter permease — encoded protein: MTFFLLNRSVQFFVTLLGVTVITFLIMHLAPGEPADVQTNLNPKVSLEAKENLRKLYALDKPLPVQYFIWLKKFITFDFGTSFMDGQPVNQKILDRLPVTISINLLSLGLILLVATPFGVLGAAKQNSFFDVSSTLFVFIGFAIPTFWLALLLMILFGVQLGWLPISGYQSLDTEGFTFLTRLLDWGKHLLLPVFVSAFGGLAGLSRYLRSEMLEVIRQDYIRTAYAKGLPENVVLYKHAFRNALIPIVTILGLSVPGLIGGSVIFESIYAIPGMGQLFFQSVMMRDYPLVMGITIIGALLTMVGNFLADLSVALVNPKVKVTTKTA